A window of Parasynechococcus marenigrum WH 8102 contains these coding sequences:
- the queA gene encoding tRNA preQ1(34) S-adenosylmethionine ribosyltransferase-isomerase QueA has translation MPDPRDLQLSSYDYPLPQERIAQVPAEPRHSARMLMVPPATQALEAARHGVVWDLLEELQPGDLLVVNNTRVLKARLKVRRSGGGLSELLVLEPRGEGRWLCLARPAKRMRPGDVLTIDGTSIGLTVLEDDAASGGRLVQFPTDCRDAETIETLLNQWGEVPLPPYIDRHDPDDVERYQTRYADRPGAVAAPTAGLHFSDELLAGLQLKGVELARITLHVGLGTFRPVETNDLTRLELHSEWVEVSAAVVEAIQRCRGRVIAVGTTSVRALEGAAQQNGGVLQPFTGPVNLVIQPGYRFAVVQGLMTNFHLPKSSLLLLVSALIGREKLLAIYTEAIERNYRFFSYGDAMWIAPEAVLSQAEPVGH, from the coding sequence GTGCCCGATCCCAGGGACCTGCAGCTGAGTAGCTACGACTATCCGCTGCCGCAGGAGCGAATCGCCCAGGTACCGGCCGAGCCACGCCACAGTGCCCGGATGTTGATGGTGCCCCCGGCGACGCAAGCCCTCGAGGCTGCCAGGCATGGGGTGGTCTGGGATCTGCTGGAGGAGTTGCAACCCGGCGACCTTCTGGTGGTGAACAACACCCGTGTGCTCAAGGCACGGTTGAAGGTGCGTCGCTCCGGTGGTGGGTTGTCGGAGCTGTTGGTGCTCGAGCCCCGCGGTGAGGGGCGTTGGCTCTGCCTGGCGCGACCGGCGAAACGCATGCGGCCCGGCGATGTGCTGACGATTGATGGCACGTCCATCGGCCTAACGGTGTTGGAGGACGACGCAGCCAGTGGTGGGCGTTTGGTTCAGTTCCCGACGGACTGCCGTGATGCGGAGACGATCGAGACGCTGCTGAACCAATGGGGCGAGGTTCCGCTCCCCCCTTACATCGACCGGCATGACCCCGACGATGTCGAGCGTTATCAGACCCGCTACGCCGATCGACCGGGAGCCGTTGCGGCTCCGACGGCGGGGCTGCATTTCAGCGATGAACTGCTGGCAGGCCTCCAGCTCAAAGGAGTCGAGCTGGCCAGGATCACCCTGCATGTGGGCCTGGGCACGTTCCGTCCTGTGGAGACGAACGATCTGACCCGACTGGAGCTCCACAGTGAGTGGGTCGAGGTGAGTGCGGCGGTGGTGGAGGCCATCCAGCGGTGTCGCGGCCGGGTGATTGCCGTGGGTACCACAAGTGTGAGGGCCCTGGAGGGGGCGGCTCAACAGAATGGTGGAGTGCTTCAACCCTTCACCGGGCCCGTCAACCTTGTGATTCAGCCGGGCTATCGCTTTGCGGTGGTGCAGGGCCTGATGACCAACTTCCACCTCCCCAAAAGTTCGCTGTTGTTGTTGGTCAGTGCGCTGATCGGACGGGAAAAGCTGTTGGCGATTTACACCGAAGCTATTGAACGCAACTATCGCTTCTTTTCCTACGGCGATGCGATGTGGATTGCTCCGGAGGCAGTGTTGTCACAGGCGGAGCCTGTGGGGCATTAA
- a CDS encoding PLP-dependent transferase, protein MSPRDLLSEPCWQGADLGHPLPDATHAVSMALPRWQDVIAYEEQDPSCRQALQTIYPRFGLHPLLQTLSGQLALDGLTAWPYATEAAARAAEAHCRRKAPQAHTQLTSSGPLVALHTDASASPHAKAFWQHTGLGASSRQAAVALGVEQSPSAEDAEAARTSIRQRLAAIHGIEAERISLHPAGMAGLHAALTAIQQLRPQRPTLQLGFPYVDVLKQPQVVFHGGELLQPQTLTEVEAALDQHQPAAVIVELPSNPLLRCVDLPAVSEMAHSRGIPVIADDTIGTGINLNALPYADLIFTSLTKSFAGRGDVMAGSLLVSPHSRWSTQLLQAITTPAPLGDGDAIALEQASRDVNKRVPQLDRHCLQLAQHLDHHSAVRQVLHPKNCVNFRGLMRPNAGYGCLLSFVLNDATRTQRVFDALRVSKGPSLGTHFTLACPYTQLAHYDELDWAADCGVPAHLLRVSVGLEDPNELWQRFAMALES, encoded by the coding sequence GTGAGTCCCCGCGACCTCTTGAGCGAACCCTGCTGGCAGGGAGCGGATCTGGGCCATCCCCTGCCGGACGCCACCCACGCCGTGTCGATGGCCCTGCCCCGCTGGCAGGACGTGATTGCCTACGAGGAACAAGACCCCAGCTGTCGCCAGGCGCTGCAGACCATTTACCCGCGCTTCGGGTTGCACCCTCTGCTGCAGACGCTGTCTGGCCAGTTGGCCCTGGATGGACTGACGGCCTGGCCTTACGCCACCGAAGCCGCGGCCCGCGCCGCCGAGGCCCACTGCCGCCGCAAGGCGCCGCAGGCCCACACCCAACTGACCAGCTCCGGCCCCTTGGTGGCGTTGCACACCGATGCCAGCGCCAGTCCCCATGCCAAAGCCTTCTGGCAGCACACCGGCCTCGGCGCCTCCTCCCGGCAGGCAGCCGTTGCACTGGGGGTGGAACAGTCGCCATCAGCAGAGGACGCTGAAGCGGCCAGAACCAGCATTCGCCAGCGCCTGGCTGCCATCCATGGCATCGAAGCCGAACGGATCAGCCTTCATCCGGCGGGCATGGCCGGCCTTCATGCCGCGTTAACCGCCATTCAGCAGCTGCGACCGCAGCGCCCCACCCTGCAGCTCGGCTTTCCCTATGTGGATGTGCTGAAGCAACCGCAGGTGGTGTTCCACGGCGGGGAGCTGCTGCAACCACAGACCCTTACCGAGGTGGAAGCGGCGCTGGATCAACACCAGCCGGCAGCCGTGATCGTGGAACTGCCGAGCAATCCGCTGCTGCGCTGCGTGGACCTGCCGGCGGTGAGCGAAATGGCTCACTCTCGGGGGATTCCTGTGATCGCCGACGACACCATCGGCACTGGCATCAACCTCAATGCCTTGCCCTATGCCGACCTGATCTTCACCTCCCTGACCAAGAGCTTCGCCGGACGAGGCGATGTGATGGCCGGAAGCCTGCTGGTGAGCCCCCACTCCCGCTGGAGCACGCAACTGCTGCAGGCCATCACGACTCCAGCCCCCCTGGGGGATGGTGATGCCATTGCCCTGGAGCAGGCCAGTCGTGACGTGAACAAACGGGTCCCACAACTCGATCGTCACTGCCTGCAGCTGGCGCAGCACTTGGACCACCACTCTGCGGTGCGCCAGGTGCTCCATCCAAAGAACTGCGTCAACTTCAGGGGGCTGATGCGCCCCAATGCCGGCTACGGCTGCCTGCTCTCCTTTGTGCTGAACGACGCCACCAGGACGCAACGGGTGTTCGATGCCCTACGGGTGAGCAAGGGTCCCAGCCTGGGGACCCACTTCACCTTAGCCTGCCCTTATACGCAGCTGGCCCATTACGACGAGCTGGACTGGGCCGCTGATTGCGGTGTGCCGGCCCATCTGCTGCGGGTCTCCGTCGGCCTGGAAGATCCGAACGAGCTCTGGCAACGCTTCGCTATGGCGCTGGAATCCTGA
- a CDS encoding photosystem I assembly protein Ycf4: MSAEVLEQPVLGSRRLSNYLVAAAVSIGGIGFLLASLSSYLGRDLLPLGHPAALIFVPQGLVMGLYSIAAALLATYLWYVIAVDVGGGSNRFDKAAGVVTVSRRGFRKPVLVEIPLKDVKAVKVEVRDGFNARRRVALRIQGRRDMPLTRVGEPLPLAQLEQDGAELARFLGVNLEGL; the protein is encoded by the coding sequence ATGTCCGCAGAAGTGCTCGAGCAGCCGGTGCTCGGCTCCAGGCGTTTGTCGAATTACTTGGTAGCCGCTGCCGTCAGCATCGGCGGCATCGGTTTCCTCCTGGCCTCCCTCTCCAGCTATCTCGGGCGAGACCTGCTGCCCCTCGGTCATCCCGCGGCGCTGATCTTTGTCCCCCAGGGTCTGGTGATGGGGCTCTACAGCATTGCTGCCGCGTTGCTGGCTACCTACCTCTGGTACGTGATCGCTGTAGACGTCGGCGGCGGCAGCAACCGCTTCGACAAGGCCGCCGGGGTTGTCACCGTCAGCCGTCGCGGCTTTCGCAAGCCGGTTCTGGTGGAGATCCCTCTCAAGGATGTGAAGGCCGTGAAGGTGGAGGTGCGCGATGGCTTCAATGCGCGGCGCCGGGTGGCCTTACGCATCCAGGGCCGGCGTGACATGCCCCTCACCCGTGTGGGTGAGCCACTGCCCCTGGCGCAGCTGGAGCAGGACGGTGCTGAACTGGCGCGCTTTCTCGGCGTCAACCTCGAAGGTCTTTGA
- the cysK gene encoding cysteine synthase A, with amino-acid sequence MSRIYDDNSLAIGNTPLVKLNSVTKNCKATVLAKVEGRNPAYSVKCRIGANMIWDAEKSGKLTKDKVIVEPTSGNTGIALAFTAAARGYKLILTMPESMSIERRRMMAVLGAELILTEAAKGMPGAIAKAKEIADSDPGKYFMPGQFDNPANPEIHFKTTGPEIWNDCDGAIDVLVAGVGTGGTITGVSRYIKNEAGKAIESVAVEPSHSPVITQTINGETVKPGPHKIQGIGAGFIPKNLDMSMVDKVEQVTNDESIAMALRLAQEEGLLVGISCGAAAAAAIRLAEQDAYAGKTIVVVLPDLAERYLSSVMFADVPTGIIEQPVAV; translated from the coding sequence ATGTCCCGCATTTACGACGACAACAGCCTCGCCATCGGCAACACCCCGCTGGTGAAGCTGAACAGCGTCACCAAGAACTGCAAAGCCACCGTGCTGGCAAAGGTCGAAGGTCGCAATCCCGCTTACAGCGTGAAGTGCCGGATCGGCGCCAACATGATCTGGGACGCTGAGAAGAGCGGCAAGCTCACCAAAGACAAGGTGATTGTCGAGCCCACCTCCGGCAACACCGGCATCGCCCTCGCCTTCACAGCGGCGGCCCGCGGCTACAAGCTGATCCTGACGATGCCCGAGTCGATGTCGATCGAGCGTCGCCGGATGATGGCCGTTCTCGGCGCCGAGCTGATCCTCACCGAGGCCGCCAAGGGCATGCCCGGTGCCATCGCCAAGGCCAAGGAGATCGCCGACAGCGATCCCGGCAAATACTTCATGCCAGGACAGTTCGACAATCCCGCCAACCCCGAAATCCACTTCAAGACCACCGGTCCGGAGATCTGGAACGACTGTGACGGTGCCATCGATGTGCTGGTGGCCGGTGTCGGCACCGGCGGCACCATCACCGGTGTGTCCCGCTACATCAAGAACGAAGCCGGCAAGGCGATCGAATCCGTCGCCGTGGAACCCAGCCACAGCCCGGTGATCACCCAGACCATCAACGGAGAAACGGTCAAGCCCGGCCCCCACAAGATCCAGGGCATCGGCGCCGGCTTCATCCCCAAGAACCTGGACATGTCCATGGTCGACAAGGTGGAGCAGGTGACCAATGACGAGTCGATCGCCATGGCCCTGCGCCTGGCCCAGGAAGAGGGCCTTTTGGTTGGCATCTCCTGTGGAGCCGCCGCCGCGGCTGCCATCCGCCTGGCAGAGCAGGACGCTTACGCCGGCAAAACCATCGTGGTGGTGCTGCCCGACCTGGCCGAGCGTTATCTGTCGTCGGTGATGTTCGCCGATGTGCCCACCGGCATCATCGAGCAGCCGGTTGCCGTCTAA
- the psbC gene encoding photosystem II reaction center protein CP43, giving the protein MVTLSNPGLGATGGKDLDSTGYAWWSGNARLINLSGRLLGAHVAHAGLMVFWAGAMMLFEVSHFTFDKPMYEQGFICMPHVATLGYGVGPGGEVTDLFPFFVVGVLHLISSAVLGLGGLYHALRGPEILENYSSFFSQDWRDKNQMTNIIGYHLILLGVGCLLLVFKAMFFGGVYDTWAPGGGDVRMITNPTLDPGVIFGYLTRAPFGGEGWIIGVNSMEDIIGGHIWLGLTLIFGGIWHAITKPFGWVRRAFIWNGEAYLSYSLGALSFMSFIASAYIWFNNTAYPSEFWGPTNAEASQAQSFTFLVRDQRLGANIGSAMGPTGLGKYLMRSPTGEIIFGGETMRFWDFRGPWLEPLRGPNGLSLDKLQNDIQPWQVRRAAEYMTHAPNASINSVGGIITEPNSVNYVNLRQWLGATQFVLAFFFLVGHLWHAGRARAAAAGFEKGIDRKAEPVLGMPDLD; this is encoded by the coding sequence GTGGTAACGCTCTCTAATCCCGGTCTTGGCGCCACTGGCGGCAAAGACCTCGACTCCACCGGCTACGCCTGGTGGTCTGGCAACGCTCGTCTGATCAACCTGTCTGGCCGTCTGCTCGGCGCCCACGTGGCGCACGCTGGCCTGATGGTGTTCTGGGCCGGCGCCATGATGCTGTTCGAGGTGAGTCACTTCACCTTCGACAAACCCATGTACGAACAGGGCTTCATCTGCATGCCCCACGTCGCCACCCTTGGCTACGGCGTGGGCCCCGGCGGTGAGGTCACTGATCTCTTCCCCTTCTTCGTGGTCGGTGTTCTGCACCTGATCAGCTCTGCCGTTCTCGGCCTGGGCGGTCTGTACCATGCTCTGCGCGGTCCTGAGATTCTGGAGAACTACTCTTCCTTCTTCTCCCAGGACTGGCGCGACAAGAACCAGATGACCAACATCATCGGTTATCACTTGATCCTTCTGGGCGTCGGCTGCCTGCTGCTGGTCTTCAAGGCCATGTTCTTCGGTGGCGTCTACGACACCTGGGCCCCCGGCGGCGGTGACGTCCGCATGATCACCAACCCGACTCTCGATCCGGGCGTGATCTTCGGTTATCTAACTCGCGCCCCATTCGGCGGCGAAGGCTGGATCATCGGTGTGAACTCCATGGAGGACATCATCGGTGGCCACATCTGGCTGGGTCTGACCCTGATCTTCGGTGGCATCTGGCACGCCATCACCAAGCCCTTCGGCTGGGTGCGTCGCGCCTTCATCTGGAACGGTGAGGCCTACCTGAGCTACAGCCTCGGCGCTCTGAGCTTCATGAGCTTCATCGCCTCGGCCTACATCTGGTTCAACAACACCGCCTATCCCTCCGAGTTCTGGGGCCCCACCAACGCTGAGGCATCCCAGGCTCAGAGCTTCACCTTCCTGGTGCGTGACCAGCGCCTCGGCGCCAACATCGGTTCCGCCATGGGCCCCACCGGCCTTGGTAAGTACCTGATGCGTTCACCAACCGGTGAAATCATCTTCGGTGGTGAAACCATGCGTTTCTGGGACTTCCGTGGTCCTTGGCTGGAGCCCCTGCGTGGCCCCAACGGCCTGAGCCTCGACAAGCTGCAGAACGACATTCAGCCCTGGCAAGTGCGCCGTGCGGCTGAGTACATGACCCACGCTCCCAACGCCTCGATCAACTCCGTGGGCGGCATCATCACCGAGCCCAACTCGGTGAACTACGTGAACCTCCGCCAGTGGCTGGGTGCAACGCAGTTCGTGCTTGCCTTCTTCTTCCTGGTTGGTCACCTCTGGCACGCCGGCCGCGCCCGCGCAGCTGCTGCTGGCTTTGAGAAAGGCATCGACCGCAAAGCTGAGCCTGTGCTCGGCATGCCCGACCTCGACTGA
- the ilvN gene encoding acetolactate synthase small subunit: protein MKHTLSVLVEDESGALSRIAGLFARRGFNIDSLAVGPAEADRQSRLTMVVEGDDQTLQQMTKQLDKLVNVLQVLDLTQRPAVERELMLLKVSAPAETRSAVFDLVQVFRAKVVDVADEALTLEVVGDPGKLVALERLMAPFGILEIARTGKVALERASGVNTELLKVSPSENRVPA, encoded by the coding sequence ATGAAACACACCCTTTCGGTGCTGGTGGAGGACGAATCCGGCGCCCTCAGTCGGATCGCCGGACTGTTCGCCCGCCGCGGCTTCAACATCGACAGCCTGGCTGTAGGGCCTGCAGAGGCCGACCGCCAGTCACGTCTCACGATGGTGGTGGAGGGGGATGACCAGACCCTCCAGCAGATGACCAAACAGCTGGACAAGTTGGTGAACGTGCTTCAAGTGCTCGACCTGACCCAGCGACCCGCCGTTGAGCGGGAACTGATGCTGCTGAAGGTCTCAGCCCCCGCAGAAACCCGCAGTGCGGTGTTTGACCTTGTGCAGGTGTTCAGGGCCAAGGTGGTGGATGTGGCCGATGAAGCCCTGACCCTGGAAGTGGTGGGGGACCCTGGGAAGCTGGTGGCCCTGGAACGGCTGATGGCGCCGTTTGGCATTCTTGAAATCGCCCGCACCGGCAAGGTGGCGCTGGAACGGGCGTCCGGCGTGAACACCGAGCTGCTTAAGGTATCCCCCAGTGAAAACAGAGTTCCGGCCTGA
- a CDS encoding trans-sulfuration enzyme family protein, with translation MSEGLSTRVIHHGESFAGDTGTVMPPIFPTSTFAHGNAGGFDYTRSGNPNFRILDSVLASVEGCAHATVFASGVSAITAVVSQLKQGDLVLCEENLYGCTVRLFEQVFAKFGLKTAWVDFTQPAALEQIQAQTPAMVWLESPTNPLLKVIDLEAVCAITQPLGIPVVVDNTFATALVQRPLDLGATLSLTSTTKYINGHSDALGGAVCTNDHEWHQKMVFSQKALGLQPSPFDCWLITRGIKTLPLRLKQQMANAAALADQLADHAKVNWVRYPHRSDHPQHQVATRQMRAGGAIVTVSFNACQEQTYALCKQLRWFTMAESLGGIESLICHPATMTHAAVSAEVKAKLGIDDGLVRFSVGCEDLADLQADLEQALELLA, from the coding sequence GTGAGCGAAGGCCTTAGCACCCGGGTGATCCACCACGGCGAGAGCTTTGCCGGGGACACCGGCACCGTGATGCCGCCGATCTTCCCCACCAGCACCTTTGCCCATGGCAATGCGGGCGGATTTGATTACACCCGCTCGGGCAACCCCAACTTCCGCATCCTCGACAGCGTTCTGGCTTCGGTGGAAGGCTGCGCCCACGCCACCGTGTTCGCCTCCGGCGTCAGCGCTATCACCGCTGTGGTCTCCCAACTAAAACAGGGTGATCTGGTGCTCTGCGAGGAGAACCTCTACGGCTGCACCGTGCGGCTGTTCGAGCAGGTGTTCGCCAAGTTCGGGTTGAAGACCGCTTGGGTGGACTTCACCCAGCCAGCCGCACTGGAGCAGATCCAAGCTCAGACGCCGGCAATGGTGTGGCTGGAGAGCCCCACCAACCCTTTGCTCAAGGTGATCGACCTGGAGGCGGTCTGTGCCATCACCCAACCCCTGGGTATCCCCGTGGTGGTCGACAACACCTTCGCCACCGCCCTGGTGCAGCGCCCCCTCGATCTGGGCGCCACCCTCTCGCTCACCAGCACCACCAAATACATCAACGGCCACTCCGATGCCCTCGGTGGAGCGGTCTGCACCAACGATCACGAGTGGCACCAAAAGATGGTGTTCTCCCAGAAGGCCCTGGGGCTGCAGCCCTCCCCCTTTGATTGCTGGTTGATCACGCGGGGCATCAAGACCCTGCCATTGCGACTCAAGCAGCAGATGGCCAATGCAGCGGCCCTGGCCGATCAGTTAGCTGATCACGCCAAGGTGAACTGGGTGCGTTACCCCCACCGCAGCGATCACCCTCAGCATCAGGTGGCGACCCGTCAGATGCGCGCCGGCGGAGCCATCGTGACGGTGAGCTTCAACGCCTGCCAGGAGCAGACCTATGCCCTCTGCAAACAACTGCGCTGGTTCACCATGGCCGAAAGTCTGGGCGGCATCGAAAGCCTGATCTGCCACCCAGCCACCATGACCCACGCCGCTGTCTCTGCCGAGGTGAAGGCCAAGCTGGGCATTGACGATGGCCTGGTGCGCTTCTCAGTGGGCTGTGAAGACCTCGCCGATCTGCAGGCCGATCTGGAGCAGGCCCTGGAGTTGCTGGCGTGA
- a CDS encoding alpha/beta fold hydrolase — protein sequence MTATAHQTADWGDQAIWRWRGWSCHWRVLGQDNDPAIVLLHGFGAASGHWRHTAPRLASQGWRVFSLDLLGFGASDQPAIPLDNRVWGQQVNAFVEQVVQRPAVLLGNSLGALTALTAAVLKPEQIRAVVAAPLPDPALIQPIPPRRPPWQRRWRRRLLRVVLRLLPLELLVPLIARTGLIRSGLQGAYHQSIASDQELLQLIARPARRPTAARALRAMSLGMALRPRGATAPGLLKQLHCPLLLIWGQQDRFVPLSVTRQIHACRPHTELQVIDACGHCPHDERPDQFVALVLPWLDRNLGV from the coding sequence TTGACCGCCACTGCTCACCAGACTGCCGACTGGGGTGACCAGGCCATCTGGCGATGGCGGGGCTGGTCCTGCCACTGGAGGGTCCTTGGCCAAGACAACGATCCGGCCATCGTCCTGCTTCATGGTTTCGGAGCTGCCAGCGGCCACTGGCGCCACACCGCTCCGCGCCTTGCCAGCCAGGGCTGGCGCGTGTTCAGCCTCGACCTGCTGGGCTTCGGGGCCTCGGACCAGCCAGCGATTCCCCTGGACAATCGCGTCTGGGGACAGCAGGTGAACGCCTTTGTTGAGCAGGTGGTGCAGCGCCCTGCAGTCCTGCTAGGCAATTCCCTGGGGGCCCTCACGGCTCTGACGGCCGCTGTGCTGAAGCCGGAGCAGATTCGCGCAGTGGTTGCCGCACCGCTGCCAGACCCGGCTCTAATCCAACCGATCCCGCCACGGCGACCACCCTGGCAACGCCGCTGGCGGCGGCGTCTGTTGAGAGTGGTTCTTAGGCTGCTGCCCCTGGAGCTGCTGGTGCCCCTGATCGCCCGCACAGGCCTGATCAGATCAGGACTCCAGGGTGCTTATCACCAATCGATCGCATCAGACCAGGAGCTGCTGCAGCTGATTGCCCGACCGGCGCGACGTCCCACGGCCGCTCGAGCCCTGCGGGCGATGAGCCTGGGCATGGCCCTGCGACCACGAGGGGCAACCGCCCCCGGCCTGCTGAAACAGCTGCACTGTCCACTGCTGTTGATCTGGGGACAGCAGGATCGGTTTGTGCCCCTGAGCGTGACCCGACAGATCCACGCCTGCCGGCCTCATACCGAACTGCAGGTGATCGATGCCTGCGGCCACTGTCCCCATGACGAACGGCCGGATCAGTTCGTTGCCTTGGTCCTGCCCTGGCTGGACCGTAACTTGGGAGTGTGA
- the psbD gene encoding photosystem II D2 protein (photosystem q(a) protein) has protein sequence MTIAVGRAPQRGWFDILDDWLKRDRFVFVGWSGILLFPTAYLAIGGWLTGTTFVTSWYTHGIASSYLEGCNFLTAAVSTPADAMGHSLLLLWGPEAQGDFVRWCQLGGLWAFVALHGAFALIGFMLRQFEIARLVGIRPYNAIAFSGPIAVFVSVFLMYPLGQSSWFFAPSFGVAAIFRFLLFLQGFHNWTLNPFHMMGVAGILGGALLCAIHGATVENTLFEDGEQANTFKAFEPTQEEETYSMVTANRFWSQIFGIAFSNKRWLHFFMLFVPVMGLWTSSIGIIGLALNLRAYDFVSQEIRAAEDPEFETFYTKNILLNEGLRAWMAPADQPHENFVFPEEVLPRGNAL, from the coding sequence ATGACGATCGCTGTAGGACGCGCGCCTCAGCGGGGATGGTTCGACATCCTCGATGACTGGCTCAAGCGCGACCGCTTCGTTTTTGTCGGCTGGTCCGGCATCCTCCTTTTCCCCACGGCCTACCTGGCCATCGGTGGCTGGCTCACAGGCACCACCTTTGTCACCTCTTGGTACACACACGGCATTGCCTCCTCGTACCTGGAAGGTTGCAACTTCCTCACCGCTGCTGTCTCCACCCCCGCTGATGCGATGGGTCACAGCCTGCTGCTGCTCTGGGGCCCTGAAGCCCAGGGCGACTTCGTTCGCTGGTGCCAGCTCGGCGGCCTCTGGGCCTTCGTGGCCCTGCACGGCGCCTTCGCACTGATCGGCTTCATGCTGCGTCAGTTCGAAATCGCTCGTCTGGTCGGCATCCGCCCGTACAACGCCATCGCCTTCTCCGGTCCGATCGCGGTGTTCGTCAGCGTCTTCCTGATGTACCCCCTCGGCCAGAGCAGCTGGTTCTTCGCGCCCTCCTTCGGTGTGGCTGCGATCTTCCGCTTCCTCCTCTTCCTCCAGGGCTTCCACAACTGGACCCTGAACCCATTCCACATGATGGGCGTCGCCGGCATCCTCGGCGGTGCACTGCTCTGCGCCATTCACGGCGCCACCGTGGAAAACACCTTGTTTGAGGACGGTGAGCAGGCCAACACCTTCAAGGCGTTTGAGCCCACTCAGGAAGAAGAGACCTATTCCATGGTCACCGCCAACCGCTTCTGGAGTCAGATCTTCGGGATCGCCTTCTCCAACAAGCGCTGGCTGCACTTCTTCATGCTGTTCGTGCCTGTGATGGGTCTGTGGACCAGCTCCATTGGCATCATCGGCTTGGCCCTCAACCTGCGCGCCTACGACTTCGTGTCGCAGGAAATCCGCGCTGCAGAAGATCCCGAATTCGAGACCTTCTACACCAAGAACATCCTTCTGAATGAAGGTCTGCGTGCCTGGATGGCACCGGCTGACCAGCCGCACGAAAACTTCGTCTTCCCTGAAGAGGTTCTGCCCCGTGGTAACGCTCTCTAA
- a CDS encoding peptidylprolyl isomerase encodes MRRFVLWSLLLLLPLMVSCSPSPRAEVARGCADAEAACLQGKATVFMSTSRGDITIEVDGDAAPLTAGNFVDLVRRGTYDGTMFHRVVREPVPFVVQGGDPQSSDRSVPLSQLGTGSFVDPANGVARMIPLELSFDGEDAPRYSRVSSNPSELQDLVLTHERGAVAMARSQAPDSASAQFYIALRPLPELDGRYAVFGRVVKGLDLVDTIEQGDRIQTARLSD; translated from the coding sequence ATGCGTCGTTTCGTTCTCTGGTCCCTGCTGTTGCTCTTGCCCCTGATGGTGAGCTGCAGCCCCTCCCCCCGCGCTGAGGTGGCTCGCGGTTGTGCAGATGCGGAAGCCGCCTGCCTGCAAGGGAAGGCCACCGTGTTCATGAGCACCAGTCGTGGTGACATCACCATCGAAGTGGATGGCGATGCCGCACCTCTGACGGCTGGCAACTTTGTTGATTTAGTGCGTCGCGGCACCTACGATGGCACGATGTTTCACCGTGTGGTTCGCGAGCCTGTTCCCTTCGTGGTTCAGGGCGGTGACCCGCAGTCGAGCGATCGTTCCGTTCCCCTCAGCCAGCTGGGAACCGGCAGCTTTGTAGATCCCGCCAACGGTGTGGCCCGAATGATTCCGCTTGAGCTGAGCTTCGACGGTGAGGACGCACCGCGCTATAGCCGCGTCAGCAGCAACCCCAGCGAACTCCAGGATCTGGTGTTGACCCATGAGCGTGGAGCCGTGGCCATGGCCCGCTCCCAGGCGCCTGATTCCGCCAGTGCGCAGTTCTATATCGCCCTGCGTCCCCTGCCTGAGCTGGATGGTCGTTATGCCGTCTTCGGTCGGGTGGTGAAAGGGCTGGACTTGGTGGACACGATCGAACAAGGGGATCGCATCCAAACCGCCCGTCTGAGCGACTGA